From the Aquitalea magnusonii genome, one window contains:
- a CDS encoding TIGR01212 family radical SAM protein (This family includes YhcC from E. coli K-12, an uncharacterized radical SAM protein.) encodes MDLTAHLHTFGHYLKRRHGQAVHKLSLAGDFTCPNRDGTLGRGGCTFCNVKSFGRDAAELSISGQIAREKDKTDRARRYLAYFQAYTSTYAEVSRLRELYDEATTAADVVGLCVGTRPDCVPDSALELLASYQAAGKEVWLELGLQTAHDHTQRRILRGHTLADYRDAVRRAQQHGLKVCTHLIAGLPGEDAADVHATLDTVLEIGVQGLKLHPLMIVRGSRMAAQHQRGEVSAMALGDYAHLAASLIRHTPPEVVFHRISATAQAPTLIAPDWCGPRWTALQAIGQLLARDGGQGSALGRCWSAQAA; translated from the coding sequence ATGGACCTTACCGCTCACCTGCATACCTTTGGCCATTACCTCAAGCGCCGTCACGGCCAGGCGGTACACAAGCTGTCACTGGCCGGTGACTTTACCTGCCCCAACCGCGACGGCACCCTGGGCCGGGGCGGCTGCACCTTCTGTAATGTCAAAAGCTTTGGCCGCGATGCCGCCGAACTGTCCATCAGCGGCCAGATTGCCCGCGAAAAGGACAAGACCGACCGCGCGCGCCGTTATCTGGCCTATTTTCAGGCCTACACCAGCACCTATGCCGAAGTCAGCCGCCTGCGCGAGCTATATGACGAAGCCACCACCGCTGCGGATGTGGTGGGCCTGTGCGTGGGCACCCGGCCGGACTGCGTGCCGGACAGCGCGCTGGAGCTGCTGGCCAGTTATCAGGCTGCCGGCAAGGAAGTGTGGCTGGAGCTGGGCTTGCAAACCGCGCATGACCACACCCAGCGCCGCATCCTGCGCGGCCACACCCTGGCCGATTACCGCGATGCGGTGCGCCGCGCCCAGCAGCATGGCCTCAAGGTATGTACCCACCTGATTGCCGGTCTGCCCGGTGAAGATGCCGCCGATGTGCATGCCACGCTGGATACCGTGCTGGAAATCGGTGTGCAGGGGCTGAAGCTGCACCCGCTGATGATTGTGCGTGGCAGCCGCATGGCCGCCCAGCATCAGCGTGGTGAAGTCTCGGCCATGGCGCTGGGTGATTACGCGCACCTGGCCGCTTCCTTGATTCGCCATACCCCGCCGGAGGTGGTGTTCCACCGCATTTCCGCCACCGCGCAGGCCCCCACCCTGATTGCGCCGGACTGGTGCGGCCCGCGCTGGACTGCTCTGCAAGCCATTGGCCAGTTGCTGGCGCGCGATGGTGGCCAGGGCAGCGCGCTGGGGCGGTGCTGGTCGGCACAGGCGGCCTGA
- the msrP gene encoding protein-methionine-sulfoxide reductase catalytic subunit MsrP, protein MLIKKPADIQPSEITPEGVYFNRRQFMLGSAGLLLSGETLAALASKKSPLSTSDKPNSLKDISSYNNFYEFGTDKSEPAMYAGSLKTRPWNVVVDGEVGKPRSFGIEELLKQPLEERIYRLRCVEGWSMVIPWIGFPLSSLLKQVAPNSRAKYVAFETLQRPSEMPGQRSRVLDWPYREGLRMDEAMHPLTILAVGLYNDVLPNQNGAPIRLVVPWKYGFKSIKSIVRIHLQEQMPATSWNMANAHEYGFYSNVNPEVDHPRWSQASERRIGEFLKRKTLMFNGYGDQVASLYRGMDLRKNF, encoded by the coding sequence ATGCTCATCAAGAAACCCGCCGACATCCAGCCTTCGGAAATCACCCCCGAAGGCGTGTATTTCAACCGCCGCCAGTTCATGCTGGGTAGTGCCGGCCTGCTGCTGTCCGGCGAAACCCTGGCCGCACTAGCCAGCAAGAAAAGCCCGCTGTCCACCAGCGACAAGCCCAACAGCCTGAAAGACATCAGCAGCTATAACAATTTCTACGAGTTTGGCACCGACAAGAGCGAACCGGCCATGTACGCCGGTTCCTTGAAAACCCGGCCGTGGAATGTGGTAGTGGACGGTGAAGTGGGCAAGCCGCGCAGCTTTGGCATCGAAGAACTGCTGAAGCAGCCGCTGGAAGAACGCATTTACCGCCTGCGCTGCGTGGAAGGCTGGAGCATGGTGATTCCGTGGATAGGCTTTCCGCTCTCCAGCCTGCTTAAACAAGTAGCACCCAATTCGCGCGCCAAATACGTGGCCTTCGAAACCCTGCAACGCCCGTCCGAGATGCCCGGTCAGCGCAGCCGCGTACTGGACTGGCCTTACCGCGAGGGCCTGCGCATGGATGAAGCCATGCATCCGCTCACCATCCTGGCCGTCGGCCTGTACAACGATGTGCTGCCCAACCAGAACGGCGCGCCCATCCGCCTGGTGGTGCCGTGGAAATACGGCTTCAAGAGCATCAAGTCCATCGTGCGCATCCATCTGCAAGAGCAAATGCCCGCCACCAGCTGGAATATGGCCAATGCCCACGAGTACGGCTTCTATTCCAATGTGAACCCGGAAGTGGACCACCCGCGCTGGAGCCAGGCCAGCGAGCGGCGCATCGGCGAATTCCTCAAGCGCAAGACGCTGATGTTCAACGGCTATGGCGATCAGGTGGCCAGCCTGTACCGTGGCATGGACCTGCGCAAGAACTTCTGA
- a CDS encoding sulfite oxidase heme-binding subunit YedZ has translation MTTLRMKNPAAARQPARFNWLKIAVFVLCLLPLARAAWIVLSGDAVNPVEFITRSTGTWTLSFLLITLAISPLRQLSGWGWPLRLRRMLGLYAFFYGSLHLSTYVWLDQFFDWPGMLHDIIKRPFITVGFAAMLLMTPLAITSTQGWMKRLKRNWGKLHQLVYPVALLGVLHYWWLVKKDLTQPMFYAVVLAVLLGWRLYRRLRRSS, from the coding sequence ATGACTACCCTGCGCATGAAAAACCCTGCTGCCGCCCGCCAGCCTGCCCGCTTCAACTGGCTGAAGATTGCGGTCTTTGTACTCTGCCTGCTGCCACTGGCCCGCGCGGCGTGGATTGTGCTGTCCGGCGACGCCGTCAACCCGGTGGAGTTCATCACCCGCTCCACCGGCACCTGGACGCTGAGCTTCCTGCTGATCACCCTGGCCATCAGCCCCTTGCGCCAGCTATCCGGCTGGGGCTGGCCGCTGCGCCTGCGCCGCATGCTGGGCCTGTATGCTTTCTTTTATGGCAGCCTGCACCTGAGCACCTATGTGTGGCTGGATCAGTTTTTTGACTGGCCGGGCATGCTGCACGACATCATCAAGCGCCCCTTCATTACCGTGGGCTTTGCCGCCATGCTGCTGATGACGCCGCTGGCCATCACCTCCACCCAGGGCTGGATGAAACGGCTGAAACGCAATTGGGGCAAGCTGCACCAGCTGGTTTACCCGGTGGCGCTGCTGGGCGTGCTGCACTACTGGTGGCTGGTGAAGAAAGACCTCACCCAGCCCATGTTCTACGCCGTAGTGCTGGCGGTGTTGCTGGGCTGGCGCCTGTACCGCAGGCTGCGCCGCTCTAGCTGA
- the pcaF gene encoding 3-oxoadipyl-CoA thiolase, with translation MQDAYICDAVRTPIGRYGGSLSSIRCDDLAALPLRALRARHPELDWGVLDDIWLGCANQAGEDNRNVARMAGLLAGLPMTVAGVTLNRLCGSGMDAVGSAARCIALGEADLLLAGGVESMSRAPMVLGKAAQAFERTQALFDTTIGWRFINPLMAKQFGTDSMPQTADNVAAAFGISRADQDRFALQSQQRWQAAQQQGRFAAEIIPVTLSRPRQPERVFDCDEHPRPEVTLEGLAKLSGINGKELSVTAGNASGVNDGACALLLASARAVQQHGLRPLTRVLGMACAGVEPRLMGIGPVPASRKLLQRLGLRLEQMDVIEINEAFAAQALAVLRELGLPEDADYINPNGGAIAMGHPLGMSGARLLATASYELQRRQGRYALCSMCIGVGQGIAVVLERVS, from the coding sequence ATGCAAGACGCTTATATTTGTGATGCCGTGCGTACTCCGATTGGCCGCTATGGCGGCAGCCTGTCCTCCATCCGCTGTGACGATCTGGCCGCCTTGCCCTTGCGCGCCTTGCGCGCGCGCCATCCGGAGCTGGATTGGGGCGTGCTGGATGATATCTGGCTGGGTTGTGCCAATCAGGCCGGCGAGGACAACCGCAATGTGGCGCGCATGGCGGGCTTGCTGGCCGGTCTGCCGATGACGGTTGCCGGGGTGACGCTGAACCGCCTGTGCGGTTCCGGTATGGATGCCGTGGGCAGCGCCGCGCGCTGCATCGCGCTGGGCGAAGCCGATTTGCTGCTGGCCGGCGGGGTGGAGAGCATGTCGCGCGCACCCATGGTGCTGGGCAAGGCCGCGCAGGCGTTTGAGCGCACGCAGGCGCTGTTTGACACCACCATCGGTTGGCGCTTTATCAATCCCTTGATGGCAAAGCAGTTTGGCACCGACTCCATGCCGCAAACCGCCGACAATGTAGCCGCCGCCTTTGGCATCAGCCGGGCCGATCAGGACCGCTTTGCCTTGCAGTCGCAGCAACGCTGGCAGGCGGCGCAGCAGCAAGGGCGGTTTGCCGCGGAAATCATCCCGGTGACGCTGTCGCGTCCGCGCCAGCCAGAGCGGGTGTTTGATTGCGACGAGCACCCGCGCCCGGAGGTGACGCTGGAAGGGCTGGCCAAGCTGTCTGGCATCAATGGCAAGGAGCTGTCGGTGACGGCTGGCAATGCCTCCGGGGTGAATGACGGTGCTTGCGCGCTGCTGCTGGCCTCGGCGCGTGCGGTGCAGCAGCACGGCCTGCGCCCCTTGACCCGCGTGCTGGGCATGGCCTGCGCCGGGGTGGAACCACGGCTGATGGGCATCGGCCCGGTGCCAGCCAGCCGCAAACTGTTGCAGCGGCTGGGGTTGCGGCTGGAGCAAATGGACGTGATTGAAATCAACGAAGCCTTTGCCGCCCAGGCACTGGCGGTGCTGCGCGAGTTGGGTCTGCCGGAGGATGCTGATTACATCAATCCCAATGGCGGGGCGATTGCCATGGGCCATCCGCTGGGCATGAGCGGCGCACGCTTGTTGGCCACCGCCAGTTACGAGCTGCAACGCCGCCAGGGCCGTTATGCCTTGTGCAGCATGTGTATCGGCGTGGGGCAGGGCATTGCCGTGGTGCTGGAGCGGGTCAGCTAG
- a CDS encoding 3-hydroxyacyl-CoA dehydrogenase, with the protein MQHALSLSRPVAIIGSGVMGRGIAMVAAAAGHQVCLYDANGHASAQAVATIQQQWQRQADKGKLSAEEVAHLCARLSRAEQLQQLADAGLVIEAIVEDLAAKQALFCQLEQIVAVDCLLASNTSSLSISAIAAAMAAPQRLVGMHFFNPAPAMRLVEIVHGLATDADLLAQVRATARAWGKETVLVRSSPGFIVNRIARPFYLESLRCLQDGLADCATLDRLLQHSGGFRMGPFALMDLIGLDVNLAVHRSIWQAMCYDPRYTPLWIQQEMVAAGWLGRKSGRGYYRYPQDQTAEPDRLHVGQPDCRQIICNPAQPVAVVLAQRLQQAGVQLAPQHAAADWLFRIGSAHVCLSDGRPAAQREQAEQQPCLLLDQAFDFQHVSLLAAQSSPGLSPAQRQALEQLLNAAGIRLCHLPDAAGLPVLRTVAMLVNEAADVLQQGLASAEDIDHAMCLGLNYPQGPLAWGRRLGYGWLAQVLRHLADYHGDGHYRVAGWLQQQAFSSLSSPAEVL; encoded by the coding sequence ATGCAACACGCTCTTTCCTTATCCCGCCCGGTGGCGATCATCGGCAGTGGCGTGATGGGCCGTGGCATCGCCATGGTGGCTGCTGCGGCAGGCCATCAGGTCTGTTTATATGATGCCAATGGCCATGCCAGCGCGCAGGCGGTGGCAACCATCCAGCAGCAGTGGCAGCGCCAGGCCGACAAAGGCAAGTTATCTGCAGAAGAGGTGGCGCACTTGTGCGCACGGCTGTCCCGTGCCGAACAACTGCAGCAACTGGCCGATGCCGGCTTGGTGATTGAAGCCATTGTCGAAGACCTGGCCGCCAAGCAGGCCTTGTTTTGCCAGTTGGAGCAAATCGTGGCTGTGGACTGCCTGCTGGCCAGCAATACCTCCTCACTGTCCATCAGCGCCATTGCCGCCGCCATGGCCGCGCCGCAGCGGCTGGTGGGCATGCACTTCTTCAACCCGGCTCCGGCCATGCGGCTGGTGGAAATTGTCCACGGCCTGGCCACCGATGCCGATCTGCTGGCGCAAGTGCGCGCCACCGCCCGCGCCTGGGGCAAGGAGACGGTGCTGGTGCGCTCCAGCCCCGGTTTCATCGTCAACCGCATTGCCAGACCGTTTTATCTGGAAAGCCTGCGTTGCTTGCAGGATGGTCTGGCCGATTGCGCCACGCTGGACCGCCTGTTGCAGCACAGCGGTGGCTTTCGCATGGGGCCGTTTGCCTTGATGGACCTGATCGGCCTGGATGTGAATCTGGCAGTGCATCGTTCCATCTGGCAGGCCATGTGTTACGACCCGCGCTACACCCCGCTGTGGATTCAGCAGGAAATGGTGGCGGCCGGCTGGCTGGGCCGCAAAAGCGGTCGCGGTTATTACCGCTATCCGCAGGATCAGACCGCCGAGCCGGACCGCTTGCACGTCGGCCAGCCCGACTGCCGCCAGATCATCTGCAATCCGGCGCAGCCGGTGGCTGTCGTGCTGGCGCAACGGTTGCAGCAGGCCGGAGTGCAACTGGCGCCGCAACACGCGGCGGCGGACTGGCTGTTCCGCATCGGCAGCGCGCATGTCTGCTTGAGCGATGGCCGCCCGGCTGCCCAGCGTGAGCAGGCGGAGCAGCAACCCTGCCTGCTGCTGGATCAGGCTTTTGATTTTCAGCACGTCAGCCTGCTGGCCGCCCAGTCCAGCCCCGGCCTGTCACCGGCGCAGCGGCAGGCGCTGGAACAACTGCTGAATGCAGCAGGCATCCGCCTGTGTCATCTGCCGGATGCCGCCGGGCTGCCGGTATTGCGCACGGTGGCCATGCTGGTCAACGAAGCGGCAGACGTGCTGCAGCAAGGCCTGGCCAGCGCGGAGGATATCGACCACGCCATGTGTCTGGGCCTGAATTATCCACAAGGCCCCTTGGCCTGGGGCCGACGGCTGGGCTATGGCTGGCTGGCCCAGGTGCTGCGCCACCTGGCGGATTACCACGGCGATGGCCACTACCGTGTTGCCGGCTGGCTGCAGCAACAGGCCTTTTCTTCCCTGTCATCCCCTGCCGAGGTGCTGTAA
- a CDS encoding enoyl-CoA hydratase-related protein — MPYADIPDLLQCAAPVEGVLTLTLHRPALRNALSTPLLQALVQVLARAEQDDAVAVVVLSGGDKVFAAGADLAEMADKKLPAMLCDERPALFAAIARFPKPLLAAVCGYALGGGCELAMHADIIIAGESACFGQPEIKLGIMPGAGGTQRLLRAVGKSLAMKMVLSGDFIGAEEARQAGLVAEVWPDADCLPKAQALAARIARQAPLALRLAKAALLAAQETGLSAGLAQERAHFVTLSASQDRQEGIRAFLEKRSPQWQGC; from the coding sequence ATGCCTTATGCCGATATCCCCGATTTATTGCAGTGTGCCGCTCCGGTGGAGGGGGTGCTGACCCTCACCCTGCACCGTCCTGCGCTGCGTAATGCCTTGTCCACCCCCTTGCTGCAGGCCTTGGTACAGGTGCTGGCGCGCGCCGAACAGGACGATGCCGTGGCGGTGGTGGTGTTGAGCGGTGGCGACAAGGTGTTTGCCGCCGGGGCCGATCTGGCCGAGATGGCGGACAAGAAGCTGCCCGCCATGCTGTGCGATGAACGCCCGGCGCTGTTTGCCGCCATTGCCCGCTTTCCCAAGCCGCTGCTGGCTGCCGTGTGTGGCTATGCGCTGGGTGGCGGCTGCGAACTGGCCATGCACGCCGACATCATCATTGCCGGGGAATCAGCCTGTTTCGGCCAGCCGGAAATCAAGCTGGGCATCATGCCGGGGGCCGGTGGCACCCAGCGCCTGCTGCGTGCGGTGGGCAAGTCGCTGGCGATGAAAATGGTGCTCAGCGGCGACTTTATCGGGGCCGAAGAAGCCAGGCAGGCCGGGCTGGTGGCCGAGGTATGGCCGGATGCCGATTGCCTGCCCAAGGCGCAGGCACTGGCTGCGCGTATTGCGCGGCAAGCCCCGCTGGCCTTGCGTCTGGCCAAGGCGGCCTTGCTGGCGGCCCAGGAAACCGGCCTGTCCGCCGGGCTGGCACAGGAGCGTGCCCATTTTGTCACGCTGTCGGCCAGCCAGGACCGGCAGGAGGGCATCCGCGCCTTTCTGGAAAAACGTTCGCCACAGTGGCAGGGCTGCTAG
- a CDS encoding MFS transporter, translated as MQHVQTQADDKKKPMRAAIAAFVGTTIEWYDFYIYGLAAALVFGKVFFPATLDPGVATLLSFVTLWAGFIARPLGGVIFGHFGDRIGRKTTLVITLMLMGLSTLGIGLLPSYQSIGVLAPIGLVLLRIVQGIAVGGEWGGAVLIASENAPKNKGILYAAFAQQGSPAGNLLATLVFFLLGRMPMPEFVQWGWRIPFLLSAVLVLVGLFIRLQLSESKAMQQVMAEKKVERLPLLSVLRQHGMLVWMTMLVPTVIHVTYLKTTFALSWATSELGYGRETFLQIILWALVVQFVVQPFGAVLVSRMDKAKAILWILLPEFLLMPLMFWAISTGSYWLAVTAMCLATIPHSMFYGAIGGLLAQAFPVQLRYTGMSFSYQLCSLLIGGGTPVLAQWLLNVTGGISWVAVISGCYALVSLFSTLWLLKRIPEPDAQPAGVAHTPLAAATTAQPR; from the coding sequence ATGCAACACGTGCAGACCCAGGCGGACGACAAGAAAAAACCAATGCGTGCCGCCATTGCCGCCTTTGTCGGCACCACCATCGAGTGGTACGACTTTTATATCTATGGTCTTGCCGCCGCGCTGGTGTTCGGCAAGGTGTTCTTTCCGGCCACACTGGATCCGGGCGTGGCCACGCTGCTGTCCTTTGTCACGCTGTGGGCCGGTTTTATCGCCCGGCCGCTGGGCGGGGTCATTTTTGGCCACTTTGGCGACCGTATCGGTCGCAAGACCACGCTGGTGATCACCCTGATGCTGATGGGCCTGTCCACCCTGGGCATCGGCCTGCTGCCGTCCTACCAGAGCATTGGCGTGCTGGCACCCATCGGCCTGGTGCTGCTGCGCATCGTGCAGGGCATTGCCGTGGGCGGCGAGTGGGGTGGGGCGGTGCTGATTGCCAGCGAAAACGCGCCCAAGAACAAGGGCATCCTGTATGCGGCGTTTGCCCAGCAAGGCTCACCGGCGGGTAATCTGCTGGCCACGCTGGTGTTCTTCCTGCTCGGCCGCATGCCCATGCCGGAGTTTGTACAGTGGGGCTGGCGTATTCCCTTCCTGTTGTCTGCCGTGCTGGTGCTGGTGGGGCTGTTTATCCGCCTGCAACTGAGCGAATCCAAGGCCATGCAGCAGGTGATGGCCGAGAAAAAGGTAGAGCGGTTGCCGCTGCTGAGTGTGCTGCGCCAGCACGGCATGCTGGTATGGATGACCATGCTGGTGCCTACCGTCATCCACGTGACTTATCTGAAAACCACCTTCGCCCTGTCCTGGGCCACCAGCGAGCTGGGGTATGGCCGGGAAACCTTTTTGCAGATCATCCTGTGGGCCTTGGTGGTGCAGTTTGTGGTGCAGCCGTTTGGCGCAGTGCTGGTATCGCGCATGGACAAGGCCAAGGCCATTTTGTGGATCTTGCTGCCGGAATTTCTGCTGATGCCGCTGATGTTCTGGGCCATCTCCACCGGCAGCTACTGGCTGGCCGTGACTGCCATGTGCCTGGCCACCATTCCGCATTCCATGTTTTACGGTGCGATTGGCGGCCTGCTGGCCCAGGCTTTTCCGGTGCAACTGCGCTACACCGGCATGTCCTTTTCCTACCAGCTATGTTCCCTGCTGATTGGCGGCGGCACACCGGTGCTGGCGCAATGGCTGCTTAATGTCACTGGCGGCATCAGCTGGGTGGCGGTCATTTCTGGCTGTTATGCACTGGTGTCGCTGTTCAGCACCCTGTGGCTGCTCAAACGCATTCCGGAGCCGGATGCGCAGCCAGCCGGCGTGGCGCACACCCCGCTTGCCGCTGCAACAACCGCACAGCCGCGTTGA
- a CDS encoding CaiB/BaiF CoA transferase family protein: MKPASAALHGVRVLDLSRVLGGPYCSQALADHGADVIKLEPPSGDETRGWGPPFLGDTAWYFEGVNRNKRAICVDLSQEAGRAIVWQLLEQADVLLENFKPGTLARWGMDYARDLAPRFPRLIHCAVTGFGAQGPLGGLPGYDAAIQAMTGLMSVNGEQDGPPLRVGLPVVDMVTGLNALSGILLALYERERSGLGQSLDIALYDCGVSLLHPHLPNYFGSGKATTRSGNAHPNIAPYDSYRTASVPLYLAVGNDRQFARLCQMLEIASLPADPRFIDNRSRCAHRPQLKQALEAALSQHRAEELAPRLLHDGVPCAPVQGVEQVVAHPHTAYRQLLVDMGEYRGTASPIKLSRTPARYDTPPPALGQHSRTVLSELGYADAQQQALLDAGVVISHD; the protein is encoded by the coding sequence ATGAAGCCGGCAAGCGCAGCCTTGCACGGCGTGCGGGTGCTGGACCTGAGCCGGGTCTTGGGCGGGCCGTATTGCAGCCAGGCGCTGGCCGACCATGGCGCGGATGTCATCAAGCTGGAGCCGCCCTCCGGGGATGAAACCCGTGGCTGGGGGCCGCCCTTCCTGGGCGATACCGCCTGGTATTTCGAGGGGGTCAATCGCAACAAGCGGGCCATCTGTGTCGATCTGTCGCAGGAGGCCGGTCGCGCCATTGTGTGGCAGTTGCTGGAGCAGGCCGATGTGCTGCTGGAAAACTTCAAGCCCGGCACGCTGGCGCGCTGGGGCATGGATTATGCCCGCGATCTGGCACCGCGTTTTCCGCGGCTGATTCATTGCGCCGTCACCGGCTTTGGCGCACAAGGACCGCTGGGCGGGCTGCCCGGCTACGATGCCGCCATCCAGGCGATGACCGGGCTGATGAGCGTCAACGGTGAGCAGGATGGGCCGCCATTGCGGGTGGGGCTGCCGGTGGTGGACATGGTGACCGGGCTGAATGCCTTGTCCGGCATCTTGCTGGCGTTGTATGAGCGGGAGCGCAGCGGGCTGGGGCAGTCGCTGGATATTGCGCTATACGATTGCGGTGTGTCGCTGCTGCATCCGCATCTGCCCAATTATTTTGGCTCCGGCAAGGCCACGACGCGCAGTGGCAATGCCCATCCCAATATCGCGCCCTACGACAGCTACCGCACCGCCAGCGTGCCCTTGTACCTGGCGGTGGGCAATGACCGGCAATTTGCCCGGCTGTGCCAGATGCTGGAGATCGCCAGCTTGCCTGCCGACCCGCGCTTCATCGACAACCGCAGCCGCTGTGCCCACCGTCCGCAACTCAAGCAGGCGCTGGAAGCGGCGCTCAGTCAGCACCGGGCTGAAGAGCTGGCCCCGCGCCTGCTGCACGACGGCGTGCCTTGCGCGCCGGTGCAGGGAGTGGAGCAGGTGGTGGCCCATCCGCATACCGCTTACCGCCAGTTGCTGGTGGACATGGGGGAGTACCGTGGTACCGCCTCGCCGATCAAGCTGTCCCGTACCCCGGCGCGCTATGACACGCCGCCTCCGGCCTTGGGCCAGCACAGCCGCACCGTGCTGAGTGAGCTGGGCTATGCGGACGCACAGCAACAAGCCCTGCTGGATGCCGGGGTGGTGATCAGCCACGACTGA
- a CDS encoding acyl-CoA dehydrogenase family protein, translating to MAMHQDGHGGNNIPDSRNCNFFALDKDLGALLSLHLGADYYSGIKKQLFDLGGRITAELDELALLADRNPPVLYPRNRRAEPVDHIEKHPAYIKLEEVAYSELGLASLSHDGKNNPPLLKYALTYLFVQAEFGLCCPVSMTDSLTRTLCKFGEPDLVARYLPFLSTRDFDQLYQGAMFITEQQAGSDVGQVATRAVCSQAADGSKQWQLYGDKWFCSNPDADLAMVLARPEGAPKGIHGLGLFLLPKHLPDGTRNAYRIVRLKPKMGTRSMASGEIVLEGATAYLIGQIGRGFQQMADMINMSRLSNGVRSAGLMRRALSEALHVASHRHAFGQRLIDMPLMQRQLLKMLLPTEQGRSMFMHTAQMLGRADAGDASAQGAVRLLTPLIKFRTCRDARRVTGDAMEVRGGLGYIEEWSDARIVRDAHLGSIWEGTSNIVALDILRAVKRAGALPPLLAHALALLDEAGLPAASDHLFRRVLRQAADNLLQVAERGEAQSIRQAGSQFYHVLTALFMAWESARLAPDYRRLAIAHLVLRHRVLPRDPMQLDADALAPALAAKLLEVQPCSLDEAMACLPAGAQP from the coding sequence ATGGCAATGCATCAGGATGGTCATGGTGGAAATAATATTCCCGATAGCAGGAATTGTAATTTCTTTGCATTGGATAAAGATCTAGGTGCTTTGCTGTCCTTGCATCTTGGTGCCGATTATTATTCCGGCATCAAAAAGCAGTTGTTTGATTTGGGTGGCAGGATAACGGCGGAATTGGATGAGCTGGCATTGCTGGCTGATCGGAATCCCCCGGTGTTGTATCCACGGAATCGTCGCGCCGAGCCCGTGGATCATATTGAAAAACACCCGGCCTATATCAAGTTGGAAGAGGTAGCTTATTCAGAATTGGGTTTGGCATCGCTCAGTCATGATGGAAAAAATAACCCACCATTGCTGAAATATGCCCTGACATATCTATTTGTGCAGGCAGAATTTGGCCTGTGCTGCCCGGTCAGCATGACGGATTCACTCACCCGCACCTTGTGCAAGTTTGGCGAGCCAGACCTGGTGGCGCGCTATTTGCCTTTCCTCAGCACGCGGGATTTTGACCAGCTCTATCAGGGTGCGATGTTCATTACCGAGCAGCAGGCCGGTTCGGATGTCGGCCAGGTGGCCACCCGTGCGGTGTGCAGCCAGGCGGCTGATGGCAGCAAACAGTGGCAGCTATATGGCGACAAATGGTTCTGCTCCAATCCGGATGCCGATCTGGCCATGGTGCTGGCACGCCCGGAAGGCGCTCCCAAGGGGATACACGGCTTGGGCCTGTTCCTGTTGCCCAAGCATTTGCCGGATGGCACGCGCAATGCCTACCGCATCGTGCGGCTGAAACCGAAAATGGGCACTCGCTCCATGGCCAGCGGCGAGATTGTGCTGGAAGGTGCCACGGCTTATCTGATTGGCCAGATTGGCCGTGGCTTCCAGCAAATGGCCGACATGATCAATATGTCGCGGCTGTCCAACGGGGTGAGGTCTGCCGGGCTGATGCGCCGTGCCTTGTCCGAAGCCTTGCATGTGGCCAGCCATCGCCATGCCTTTGGCCAGCGGCTGATCGATATGCCGCTGATGCAGCGCCAGTTGCTGAAGATGCTGCTACCCACCGAGCAAGGCCGTTCCATGTTCATGCATACCGCGCAAATGCTGGGGCGGGCCGATGCCGGCGATGCCAGCGCGCAAGGCGCGGTACGGCTGCTGACGCCGTTGATCAAGTTCCGCACCTGCCGCGATGCGCGCCGGGTGACTGGGGATGCCATGGAAGTGCGTGGCGGGCTGGGTTACATCGAGGAATGGAGCGATGCCCGCATTGTGCGCGATGCCCACCTGGGCTCCATCTGGGAAGGCACCAGCAATATCGTGGCGCTGGACATCCTGCGCGCGGTGAAGCGCGCCGGGGCGCTGCCGCCCTTGCTGGCCCATGCGCTGGCCCTGCTGGACGAGGCTGGCCTGCCCGCTGCCAGTGATCACTTGTTCCGCCGCGTATTACGTCAGGCGGCTGACAATCTGCTGCAGGTGGCCGAGCGCGGCGAGGCGCAGTCCATCCGACAGGCGGGCAGCCAGTTCTATCATGTGCTGACCGCCCTGTTCATGGCCTGGGAAAGCGCCCGGCTGGCACCGGATTACCGGCGGCTGGCCATTGCCCATCTGGTATTGCGCCATCGCGTGTTGCCACGTGACCCGATGCAACTGGATGCCGACGCACTGGCACCCGCGCTGGCGGCCAAACTGCTGGAAGTCCAGCCCTGCAGCCTGGATGAAGCCATGGCCTGCCTGCCTGCAGGAGCACAGCCATGA